The Macaca fascicularis isolate 582-1 chromosome 12, T2T-MFA8v1.1 genome has a segment encoding these proteins:
- the LOC107127000 gene encoding LOW QUALITY PROTEIN: endothelin-converting enzyme-like 1 (The sequence of the model RefSeq protein was modified relative to this genomic sequence to represent the inferred CDS: inserted 2 bases in 2 codons; deleted 1 base in 1 codon; substituted 3 bases at 3 genomic stop codons): MQSWYSLMAHYDEFXEVKYVSHCGAGGACGAFLPPGHRAQAGLQRWKQLAVSLLXGLVFAAGLCSILAAMLALRYLGSVAAGGGACPEGCPERKAFACAARFLAANLDASIDPCQDFYSFACGXWLRRHAIPDDKLTYGTIAAIGEQNEERLRRLLARPKGGPSGAAQHXVHAFFCLCLEMREIERLNPPPRLEIIDDCGGWDLRSVAGGAPGVAAGWDFNQLLXKVQGVYSTVALFSLMVSLDCSNSLRYVIRVSARPERPVRGRGPRAQWPCPGVPARGRRVRERRGRESRGGGEGGHSGHAREEVVSNLPGITSVFSGAAGAAIPSSLAGSEGGGGGVEGVHGNIFKLMYKASEVELKKQLEEWSHSNYKQIPFGNYKKAFNEPEYLVA; the protein is encoded by the exons ATGCAGTCCTGGTATTCGCTGATGGCGCACTACGATGAGTTCTAGGAGGTCAAGTATGTGAGTCACTGCGGCGCTGGGGGCGCTTGCGGGGCCTTTCTGCCCCCAGGCCACCGGGCCCAGGCCGGGCTGCAGCGCTGGAAGCAGCTTGCGGTGAGCCTGC TCGGGTTGGTGTTTGCAGCCGGCCTCTGCTCCATCCTGGCGGCTATGCTGGCGCTCAGGTACCTGGGCTCGGTCGCGGCCGGCGGCGGCGCCTGTCCTGAAGGCTGTCCTGAGCGCAAGGCCTTTGCGTGCGCCGCTCGCTTCCTGGCAGCCAACCTGGACGCCAGCATCGACCCATGCCAGGACTTCTACTCGTTCGCCTGCG GGTGGCTGAGGCGCCACGCCATCCCTGACGACAAGCTCACCTATGGCACCATTGCGGCCATTGGCGAGCAGAACGAGGAGCGCCTGCGGCGCCTGCTGGCTCGGCCCAAGGGTGGACCCAGCGGCGCTGCCCAGCACTAGGTGCACGCCTTCTTCTGCTTGTGCCTCGAGATGCGCGAGATCGAACGACTGAACccgccgcccaggctggagatcatCGACGACTGCGGGGGCTGGGACCTGCGCAGTGTGGCG GGCGGAGCGCCGGGGGTCGCTGCGGGATGGGACTTCAACCAGCTGCTGTAAAAAGTGCAGGGTGTGTACAGCACCGTCGCGCTCTTCTCACTCATGGTCAGCCTGGACTGCAGCAACTCTTTGCGCTACGTCATCCGTGTGAGTGCGCGCCCGGAGCGCCCCGTCAGGGGCCGCGGACCCAGGGCGCAGTGGCCTTGCCCAGGGGTTCCTGCGCGCGGGAGGAGGGTGCgcgagaggagaggaagggaaagcaggggaggaggtgagggagggcACAGCGGCCACGCGCGGGAGGAAGTCGTAAGTAATTTACCTGGGATAACTTCGGTGTTTAGCGGAGCAGCGGGAGCAGCCATTCCCAGCTCTCTGGCAGGCAGtgagggcgggggtgggggggtggaggGAGTGCACGGCAATATATTCAAGCTTATGTACAAAGCATCTGAGGTTGAGTTGAAGAAACAACTTGAAGAATGGTCTCACAGCAATTACAAACAAATACCCTTCGGCAATTACAAGAAGGCTTTCAATGAACCCGAATACTTGGTTGCCTGA